Proteins encoded in a region of the Magallana gigas chromosome 8, xbMagGiga1.1, whole genome shotgun sequence genome:
- the LOC136270993 gene encoding uncharacterized protein, producing MPKIIRISIALDVKLRKTQAGFRPRCRVGSTSSEFDVKTGVRQGCVMSSTLFIIIIDWIMKNTTSDIPRGIRWGTFTTLEDMDFADYIDIFFHSDQHIQDKTNRLHKYAGSIGLKISTKKSEVMTLNVNNPTAVKVDDHILPHTSTFTYLDSKVTTDGGHGEETDIEQRLSNARTASKLQPTNCLEI from the exons ATGCCCAAAATCATCAGAATATCCATAGCTTTGGATGTCAAACTGCGTAAAACACAAGCTGGATTCAGACCAAG ATGCAGAGTTGGAAGCACCAGCAGCGAGTTTGATGTTAAAACAGGAGTCCGTCAAGGATGTGTAATGTCATCAACACTCTTTATCATAATCATTGACTGGATCATGAAGAATACAACATCTGACATCCCGAGAGGCATCAGATGGGGTACATTCACGACACTAGAAGACATGGACTTTGCAGATTACATAGACATATTCTTCCACTCCGACCAGCACATTCAAGACAAGACCAACAGACTCCACAAGTACGCAGGAAGCATTGGGCTAAAGATAAGCACCAAAAAATCAGAGGTCATGACCCTAAATGTTAACAACCCAACAGCTGTCAAAGTGGACGATCACATCCTCCCACATACAAGCACCTTTACGTACTTGGATAGCAAAGTAACAACAGATGGTGGCCATGGAGAAGAGACTGATATCGAACAGAGACTATCCAACGCAAGAACAGCATCTAAATTACAACCTACAAACTGTTTGGAGATCTAG